One segment of Bacteroides caecimuris DNA contains the following:
- a CDS encoding ATP-binding protein gives MMKQIPYGLTDFGRIQKENYYYVDKTMFIEKIEMQPSYLFLIRPRRFGKSLTLAMLEAYYDVRYADQFDELFGNLYIGQHPTPIHNQFLIMRFNFSEVSSNINEVEESFRLHCCGKLKHFLQKYEHILGKEIWNVLNAETLEEPGALLSAINSYATLKGDIKIYLLIDEYDNFTNTILSTYGTDLYRKATHGEGYIRRFFNVIKAATTGMGSAVNRLFITGVSPVTMDDVTSGFNIGTNITTDPWFNDLVGFSEKELREMLTYYKEQGALPMSVDDAVTMMKPNYNNYCFSKNKLADCMFNSDMVLYCMKSLILHGVKPDNVVDPNIRTDFNKLAYLVRLDHGLGENFSVIKEIAEQGEIVTEIATHFSALEMTDVDNFKSLLFYFGLLSIKGVDMMGRPILHIPNLVVREQLFNFLIQGYARHDIFKLNVNRLSTLFENMSFKGDWKPLFEFLADAIREQSRIREYIEGEAHIKGFLLAYLSMFRYYQLYPEYEMNKGFADFFFKPSPVAPVSPPYTYLLEVKYAKAGASEKEIRALADDAREQLIRYSKDECVAEAREKGGLKLATIVWRSWELVLMEEV, from the coding sequence CGTATCCAAAAAGAAAACTATTATTATGTGGATAAGACGATGTTTATCGAAAAGATAGAAATGCAACCGTCTTATCTGTTCCTGATCCGTCCCCGGCGCTTCGGGAAAAGTCTGACGTTGGCAATGCTGGAAGCCTACTACGACGTTCGGTATGCCGACCAGTTCGACGAATTGTTCGGCAATCTGTATATCGGGCAGCATCCTACGCCGATACATAACCAGTTTCTCATCATGAGATTCAATTTCTCGGAGGTGAGCTCGAATATCAATGAAGTGGAAGAATCTTTCCGGTTGCATTGTTGCGGGAAACTAAAACATTTTCTGCAAAAGTACGAACATATATTGGGAAAGGAAATCTGGAACGTGCTGAACGCCGAAACGCTCGAAGAACCGGGAGCACTGCTATCCGCCATCAATTCGTATGCCACCCTCAAGGGAGACATCAAAATCTACCTCCTGATTGATGAATACGATAATTTCACGAATACCATTCTTTCTACTTACGGCACGGACTTATACCGGAAAGCGACGCATGGCGAAGGGTATATCCGCCGGTTTTTCAACGTAATCAAAGCCGCCACAACGGGAATGGGTTCTGCCGTCAACCGTTTGTTCATCACGGGAGTAAGCCCGGTGACGATGGACGACGTGACAAGCGGATTCAACATCGGAACGAATATCACCACCGACCCGTGGTTTAACGACCTCGTAGGGTTCAGCGAGAAGGAACTGCGCGAGATGCTGACGTATTATAAGGAACAAGGCGCTCTCCCCATGTCGGTAGACGATGCGGTGACAATGATGAAGCCTAACTATAACAATTATTGCTTCAGTAAAAATAAATTAGCAGATTGTATGTTCAACTCGGACATGGTGCTCTACTGCATGAAGTCATTGATATTGCACGGAGTGAAACCGGACAATGTGGTAGACCCCAATATCCGTACGGACTTTAACAAGCTTGCCTACCTTGTCCGTCTCGACCACGGGCTGGGCGAAAACTTCTCCGTCATCAAAGAGATTGCGGAACAAGGCGAGATAGTGACTGAGATAGCCACGCATTTCTCCGCACTGGAAATGACGGACGTAGACAACTTCAAATCGCTGCTGTTCTATTTCGGATTGCTTTCTATCAAAGGGGTGGATATGATGGGGCGTCCCATCCTGCACATCCCCAACCTGGTGGTTCGCGAACAGTTGTTCAATTTCCTGATTCAGGGATATGCCCGCCATGACATCTTCAAGCTCAACGTAAACCGCTTGAGCACTCTGTTTGAAAATATGTCCTTCAAGGGAGACTGGAAACCGTTGTTCGAATTTCTGGCAGATGCCATCCGGGAGCAAAGCCGGATAAGGGAGTACATCGAAGGGGAAGCTCATATCAAAGGATTCCTCCTCGCCTACCTGAGCATGTTCCGCTATTATCAACTATATCCGGAATATGAAATGAATAAGGGCTTTGCCGATTTCTTCTTTAAACCCAGTCCGGTGGCACCCGTATCTCCACCGTACACGTATCTATTGGAGGTGAAGTATGCGAAAGCAGGAGCGTCGGAAAAAGAAATACGCGCGCTTGCCGATGATGCGCGTGAACAGTTGATTCGCTATAGCAAGGATGAATGCGTGGCAGAAGCTCGCGAGAAAGGGGGATTGAAGCTGGCAACAATCGTATGGCGCAGCTGGGAATTGGTGCTGATGGAAGAGGTATAA